A single region of the Triticum dicoccoides isolate Atlit2015 ecotype Zavitan chromosome 2B, WEW_v2.0, whole genome shotgun sequence genome encodes:
- the LOC119368802 gene encoding uncharacterized protein LOC119368802 isoform X1, which yields MATMRPQTILLPPRIDPMFIIDGNGGSLVNGNDIGDGKHFYCAKCMSVVACACIRPGFSMCDHDFCSSCVAMKLPQNVARVKCTGESSTESEKYHGLTILRPETVQLPSRIDPMFITEGNEGSLSEGNEGLLSDSKRFYCAKCMHVVPCACMRYNFTMCDHDFCSRCVAMKLHQNVARVKCTGESSTASEEYRGVTMLRPETVQVPSRIDRMFITDGNEGSPVDDITDGKRFFCAKCMHVVPCACIRSNFTMCDHDFCSRCVAMKLRQNIDCVKCTGESSTASEEYRGVTMLRPETVQVPSRIDPMFITDGNEGSPVDDITDGKRFFCAKCMHVVPCASIRSNFTTCDHDFCSRCVGLKLCQNVPRVKCTVDNSTAAERYHSMAMVRPETVSSRIGPKFVTGGNEDSPLVDSKDIGDGKHFYCAECMHVVPCACIRSNFRMCDHEFCSRCVAVKLGKNIAHVGYSEGGDGDDDLFYCNICMEMVARTLKFSVNSCGHVFCSSCITQYVAAKLDNNVARVECPDPGCKGGVIELERCHDIISPDVLDKWGFLLCESALGTKRTYCPYRECSAPLLADSEAGAAAVTEAECPHCHRLFCAQCAVPWHGGISCNEFQKLGLDERGPEDILLRHLVGREGWQRCPKCQMYVEKSEGCNYIKCRCGYSFCYRCASKLSTLNHFCNKCKR from the exons ATGGCGACAATGCG GCCTCAAACAATCCTACTACCGCCGCGCATCGACCCCATGTTCATCATCGACGGCAATGGAGGTTCACTAGTCAACGGCAACGACATTGGTGATGGTAAACACTTCTATTGTGCCAAGTGCATGTCTGTCGTGGCATGTGCATGTATTCGGCCCGGCTTCAGCATGTGCGACCATGACTTCTGCTCAAGCTGTGTTGCCATGAAGCTACCCCAGAACGTCGCCCGCGTCAAATGCACTGGGGAGAGCTCGACGGAGTCGGAGAAATATCACGGCCTGACGATCTTGCG GCCTGAAACAGTCCAGTTACCGTCGCGCATCGACCCCATGTTCATCACCGAGGGCAATGAAGGTTCACTCAGTGAGGGCAATGAAGGTTTACTCAGTGACAGTAAGCGCTTCTACTGTGCCAAGTgcatgcatgtggtgccatgtgcATGTATGAGGTACAACTTCACCATGTGCGACCACGACTTCTGCTCAAGGTGTGTCGCCATGAAGCTGCACCAGAACGTCGCCCGCGTCAAATGCACTGGAGAAAGCTCGACAGCGTCGGAGGAATATCGCGGCGTGACAATGTTGCG ACCTGAAACGGTCCAAGTACCGTCACGCATCGACCGCATGTTCATCACCGATGGCAATGAAGGTTCACCGGTGGACGACATCACCGATGGCAAGCGCTTCTTTTGTGCCAAGTGCATGCATGTCGTGCCATGTGCATGTATAAGGTCCAACTTCACCATGTGCGACCACGACTTCTGCTCGAGGTGTGTCGCCATGAAGCTGCGCCAGAACATCGACTGCGTGAAATGTACTGGAGAGAGCTCGACTGCGTCGGAAGAATATCGTGGCGTGACAATGTTGCG ACCTGAAACAGTCCAAGTACCGTCACGCATCGACCCCATGTTCATCACCGATGGCAATGAAGGTTCACCGGTGGACGACATCACCGATGGCAAGCGCTTCTTTTGTGCCAAGTGCATGCATGTCGTGCCATGTGCAAGTATAAGGTCCAACTTCACCACTTGCGACCATGACTTCTGCTCGAGGTGTGTTGGCTTGAAGCTGTGCCAGAACGTTCCTCGTGTCAAATGTACCGTGGACAACTCAACGGCGGCGGAGAGATACCACAGCATGGCGATGGTGCG GCCTGAAACTGTATCATCGCGCATTGGCCCTAAGTTCGTTACCGGTGGCAATGAAGATTCACCGCTGGTGGACAGCAAGGACATCGGCGATGGTAAGCACTTCTACTGTGCTGAGTgcatgcatgtggtgccatgtgcATGTATACGGTCCAACTTCAGGATGTGCGACCACGAGTTCTGCTCAAGGTGTGTCGCCGTGAAGCTAGGCAAGAACATCGCTCACGTCGGATATTCTGAAGgtggggatggtgatgatgatctGTTCTATTGCAACATCTGCATGGAGATGGTGGCGAGGACCCTCAAGTTCAGCGTCAACTCATGTGGCCACGTCTTCTGCTCAAGCTGTATCACCCAGTACGTCGCCGCGAAGCTGGACAACAATGTAGCTCGCGTCGAATGCCCTGACCCAGGCTGCAAGGGCGGTGTCATTGAGCTGGAGAGGTGCCATGACATCATTTCCCCGGACGTCCTCGACAAATGGGGTTTCCTGCTGTGCGAATCTGCGCTTGGCACCAAGAGGACATACTGCCCATACAGAGAATGCTCAGCGCCTCTGCTTGCTGACAGCGAGGCCGGGGCGGCTGCGGTCACGGAGGCGGAGTGCCCGCACTGCCACCGGCTTTTCTGCGCCCAGTGCGCTGTGCCATGGCATGGCGGCATCAGTTGCAATGAGTTCCAGAAGCTCGGACTGGACGAGCGCGGCCCGGAGGACATCTTGCTCAGGCATCTGGTCGGCAGGGAGGGGTGGCAGCGGTGCCCCAAGTGCCAGATGTATGTGGAGAAATCGGAAGGGTGCAATTACATCAAATGCAG GTGTGGATACAGCTTCTGCTACCGATGCGCGTCCAAGTTGTCCACGCTAAACCATTTCTGCAACAAGTGCAAGCGCTGA
- the LOC119368802 gene encoding uncharacterized protein LOC119368802 isoform X2: protein MATMRPQTILLPPRIDPMFIIDGNGGSLVNGNDIGDGKHFYCAKCMSVVACACIRPGFSMCDHDFCSSCVAMKLPQNVARVKCTGESSTESEKYHGLTILRPETVQLPSRIDPMFITEGNEGSLSEGNEGLLSDSKRFYCAKCMHVVPCACMRYNFTMCDHDFCSRCVAMKLHQNVARVKCTGESSTASEEYRGVTMLRPETVQVPSRIDRMFITDGNEGSPVDDITDGKRFFCAKCMHVVPCACIRSNFTMCDHDFCSRCVAMKLRQNIDCVKCTGESSTASEEYRGVTMLRPETVQVPSRIDPMFITDGNEGSPVDDITDGKRFFCAKCMHVVPCASIRSNFTTCDHDFCSRCVGLKLCQNVPRVKCTVDNSTAAERYHSMAMVRPETVSSRIGPKFVTGGNEDSPLVDSKDIGDGGDGDDDLFYCNICMEMVARTLKFSVNSCGHVFCSSCITQYVAAKLDNNVARVECPDPGCKGGVIELERCHDIISPDVLDKWGFLLCESALGTKRTYCPYRECSAPLLADSEAGAAAVTEAECPHCHRLFCAQCAVPWHGGISCNEFQKLGLDERGPEDILLRHLVGREGWQRCPKCQMYVEKSEGCNYIKCRCGYSFCYRCASKLSTLNHFCNKCKR from the exons ATGGCGACAATGCG GCCTCAAACAATCCTACTACCGCCGCGCATCGACCCCATGTTCATCATCGACGGCAATGGAGGTTCACTAGTCAACGGCAACGACATTGGTGATGGTAAACACTTCTATTGTGCCAAGTGCATGTCTGTCGTGGCATGTGCATGTATTCGGCCCGGCTTCAGCATGTGCGACCATGACTTCTGCTCAAGCTGTGTTGCCATGAAGCTACCCCAGAACGTCGCCCGCGTCAAATGCACTGGGGAGAGCTCGACGGAGTCGGAGAAATATCACGGCCTGACGATCTTGCG GCCTGAAACAGTCCAGTTACCGTCGCGCATCGACCCCATGTTCATCACCGAGGGCAATGAAGGTTCACTCAGTGAGGGCAATGAAGGTTTACTCAGTGACAGTAAGCGCTTCTACTGTGCCAAGTgcatgcatgtggtgccatgtgcATGTATGAGGTACAACTTCACCATGTGCGACCACGACTTCTGCTCAAGGTGTGTCGCCATGAAGCTGCACCAGAACGTCGCCCGCGTCAAATGCACTGGAGAAAGCTCGACAGCGTCGGAGGAATATCGCGGCGTGACAATGTTGCG ACCTGAAACGGTCCAAGTACCGTCACGCATCGACCGCATGTTCATCACCGATGGCAATGAAGGTTCACCGGTGGACGACATCACCGATGGCAAGCGCTTCTTTTGTGCCAAGTGCATGCATGTCGTGCCATGTGCATGTATAAGGTCCAACTTCACCATGTGCGACCACGACTTCTGCTCGAGGTGTGTCGCCATGAAGCTGCGCCAGAACATCGACTGCGTGAAATGTACTGGAGAGAGCTCGACTGCGTCGGAAGAATATCGTGGCGTGACAATGTTGCG ACCTGAAACAGTCCAAGTACCGTCACGCATCGACCCCATGTTCATCACCGATGGCAATGAAGGTTCACCGGTGGACGACATCACCGATGGCAAGCGCTTCTTTTGTGCCAAGTGCATGCATGTCGTGCCATGTGCAAGTATAAGGTCCAACTTCACCACTTGCGACCATGACTTCTGCTCGAGGTGTGTTGGCTTGAAGCTGTGCCAGAACGTTCCTCGTGTCAAATGTACCGTGGACAACTCAACGGCGGCGGAGAGATACCACAGCATGGCGATGGTGCG GCCTGAAACTGTATCATCGCGCATTGGCCCTAAGTTCGTTACCGGTGGCAATGAAGATTCACCGCTGGTGGACAGCAAGGACATCGGCGATG gtggggatggtgatgatgatctGTTCTATTGCAACATCTGCATGGAGATGGTGGCGAGGACCCTCAAGTTCAGCGTCAACTCATGTGGCCACGTCTTCTGCTCAAGCTGTATCACCCAGTACGTCGCCGCGAAGCTGGACAACAATGTAGCTCGCGTCGAATGCCCTGACCCAGGCTGCAAGGGCGGTGTCATTGAGCTGGAGAGGTGCCATGACATCATTTCCCCGGACGTCCTCGACAAATGGGGTTTCCTGCTGTGCGAATCTGCGCTTGGCACCAAGAGGACATACTGCCCATACAGAGAATGCTCAGCGCCTCTGCTTGCTGACAGCGAGGCCGGGGCGGCTGCGGTCACGGAGGCGGAGTGCCCGCACTGCCACCGGCTTTTCTGCGCCCAGTGCGCTGTGCCATGGCATGGCGGCATCAGTTGCAATGAGTTCCAGAAGCTCGGACTGGACGAGCGCGGCCCGGAGGACATCTTGCTCAGGCATCTGGTCGGCAGGGAGGGGTGGCAGCGGTGCCCCAAGTGCCAGATGTATGTGGAGAAATCGGAAGGGTGCAATTACATCAAATGCAG GTGTGGATACAGCTTCTGCTACCGATGCGCGTCCAAGTTGTCCACGCTAAACCATTTCTGCAACAAGTGCAAGCGCTGA